In Paenibacillus sp. FSL M7-0420, a single genomic region encodes these proteins:
- a CDS encoding helix-turn-helix transcriptional regulator codes for LIDNNKAGQNILNLRKGLSLTQTELSSLLGVSHQAVSKWEQGDCLPDIGVLLKLGQVFGKSVEELLLGESVSGGSASETIVSPPIGLPDEIWTEALERIQDRISPPSFNTWFKGTKGKQLGETYCVYSPSRFAAEWLYQRYSTLIVPILEDITGTSSLKVEFCSMGAWDTNRKG; via the coding sequence TTGATAGATAATAATAAAGCCGGGCAGAATATATTGAACTTAAGGAAGGGGCTATCCCTGACCCAGACAGAGCTGTCCAGCTTACTTGGCGTAAGCCATCAGGCGGTTTCCAAGTGGGAGCAGGGTGACTGCCTGCCTGATATCGGGGTGTTGCTGAAGCTTGGACAGGTCTTCGGGAAGTCGGTGGAGGAGCTTCTGTTAGGAGAGAGCGTTAGCGGCGGTTCAGCTTCTGAGACAATTGTAAGCCCTCCCATCGGGCTGCCGGATGAGATCTGGACTGAGGCTTTGGAGCGTATCCAAGACCGCATCTCGCCGCCCAGCTTCAACACCTGGTTCAAGGGCACGAAGGGGAAGCAACTGGGGGAGACTTACTGCGTCTACAGTCCGAGCCGTTTTGCTGCAGAATGGTTATATCAGCGCTATTCCACTTTGATTGTACCGATTCTCGAAGATATTACAGGCACATCCAGCCTTAAGGTCGAGTTCTGCTCTATGGGAGCATGGGACACCAACCGTAAGGGTTAG